A portion of the Citrobacter rodentium NBRC 105723 = DSM 16636 genome contains these proteins:
- the gspH gene encoding type II secretion system minor pseudopilin GspH yields the protein MKQQQGFTLLEVLLTIVIVAMMTAGVIISQSERLSPEGRLLQNVDAFRLRIEYAADWALLEKTPIGIRLDRDGWSFWQLKKNAANKRKWTEVTRHETLRLRGDWQSPRPPSVTPAPVAGGPQIVITPDGEITPFTLNFRDESNARLLGVQNTGNLPLLITRSGKQR from the coding sequence ATGAAACAACAACAGGGATTCACACTGCTGGAGGTTCTGCTGACTATCGTCATCGTCGCCATGATGACGGCGGGGGTCATCATCTCGCAGAGCGAACGTCTCAGCCCTGAGGGAAGACTTCTGCAAAATGTCGACGCCTTCCGCCTGCGTATCGAGTATGCCGCTGACTGGGCGCTGCTGGAGAAAACCCCCATCGGGATACGGCTCGATCGCGACGGCTGGTCTTTCTGGCAGCTGAAAAAAAACGCGGCCAACAAGCGGAAATGGACAGAGGTCACGCGCCACGAGACGCTGCGCCTGAGAGGCGACTGGCAAAGCCCGCGCCCACCATCCGTGACGCCAGCGCCAGTGGCGGGAGGACCGCAAATCGTTATCACTCCGGACGGCGAGATCACGCCTTTCACCCTGAATTTCCGGGATGAGAGCAATGCCCGCCTGCTCGGGGTACAAAATACGGGCAACCTGCCCTTACTCATTACGCGCAGCGGAAAGCAACGATGA
- a CDS encoding PulJ/GspJ family protein, with the protein MTHKQSGFTLLEVMLAIAILASLSLLAVTVFSQAIEHYQRAQTLMQSFNALQRTDLLLSNDLMQLVPRKNRQTGQVFQTETDGMIFSTQSLSVDNLAQPRPVLITVHWYLKDGVVYRALRAAPDDKKELTPRPVLSDVTRFTARLDRTEDGSAPAQATVTLEFTSGETVQRRYVLPDWFPQPQQASESPEKNNAK; encoded by the coding sequence ATGACGCATAAACAGAGCGGTTTTACCCTGCTTGAGGTGATGCTCGCCATCGCCATTCTTGCATCGCTGAGCCTGCTGGCGGTAACCGTGTTTTCTCAGGCCATTGAACATTACCAGCGCGCGCAAACGCTGATGCAAAGTTTCAATGCCCTGCAACGAACCGATCTGTTGCTAAGTAACGATTTAATGCAGCTTGTGCCGAGGAAAAACCGCCAGACCGGTCAGGTATTTCAAACAGAAACCGACGGCATGATTTTTTCAACCCAATCGCTGAGCGTTGACAACCTTGCGCAGCCGCGCCCGGTGTTGATTACCGTCCACTGGTATTTAAAGGATGGAGTTGTGTATCGCGCCCTTCGCGCAGCGCCGGATGATAAAAAAGAGCTAACTCCGCGTCCGGTGTTGAGCGATGTGACCCGTTTTACCGCCAGACTGGACAGAACGGAAGACGGCAGCGCGCCGGCGCAGGCGACGGTAACGCTTGAGTTTACGTCCGGAGAAACAGTGCAACGGCGCTATGTGCTGCCGGACTGGTTTCCGCAACCTCAGCAGGCCAGTGAATCCCCGGAGAAGAACAATGCAAAATGA
- the gspD gene encoding type II secretion system secretin GspD, translating to MLTRFRLTGISLALLLVTSGTPALSANYTANFNNADIKTFVDIVGQNMGKTILLAPDVSASISVRSADVFTEEEYYQFFLSVLDLYGFSIVTLDNGILKVVRSDRVKTAPGRLSSDAHPGKGDELVTRVVPLDNVPARALAPLLRQMLDATGAGNVVHYEPSNVLIITGKASAVNRVLEVVKRVDVIGTEKEQIIPLRYASAVDLAEVLNDLARESGKEARPATLQTRIVADERSNSLIVSGSDRARARVVRLATHLDTQEQGQGNTRVWYLKYAKADKLVEVLTGVSQQMESENGKAPKTSAPSSNNAISITADEQTNSLVITANQSQLQQLEPVIEKLDIRRAQVLVEAIIVEVQDGKGLNLGVQWANKNIGATQFTNTGLPIFNAAQGVKEFKKQGGITSDNPAYDLFSKYRGMAAGFFSGDWAVLLTALSSDSKNDILSTPSIVTLDNKEASFNVGQDVPVLSGSQTTSGDNIYSTVERKTVGTKLKVTPQINEGDSVLMEIEQEVSSVDSTASSSSLGPTFNTRTIQNAVLVKSGETVVLGGLMDDSSKEEVSKVPLLGDIPFIGQLFRYTNHEKSKRNLMVFIRPTIIRDDDVYRSLSREKYTHFRDIQKTRADKNSSQLINVEAIDALDDAAFEHTPAAKSASKPANPFSNGAAK from the coding sequence ATGCTTACCCGTTTTCGCCTGACAGGCATTTCGCTGGCACTTCTGCTGGTGACATCCGGTACGCCAGCGCTGTCGGCGAATTATACGGCAAACTTTAATAACGCCGATATTAAGACCTTTGTCGATATCGTCGGCCAGAATATGGGCAAAACGATTCTGCTGGCGCCGGACGTCAGCGCGTCCATTTCGGTCAGAAGCGCGGATGTTTTTACCGAAGAAGAGTACTACCAGTTTTTTCTCAGCGTACTTGATTTATACGGTTTCTCCATCGTCACGCTGGATAACGGCATCCTTAAGGTTGTACGTTCAGACAGGGTAAAGACGGCACCAGGCCGACTCTCCAGCGACGCACATCCCGGTAAAGGCGATGAATTAGTGACCCGGGTAGTCCCGCTGGACAATGTGCCCGCCCGCGCGCTGGCGCCGTTGCTGCGTCAAATGCTGGACGCCACTGGCGCCGGCAATGTGGTGCACTATGAACCGTCAAACGTCCTGATCATTACCGGCAAGGCTTCTGCGGTCAATCGCGTGCTGGAAGTGGTGAAACGCGTGGACGTTATAGGCACGGAAAAGGAGCAGATTATTCCGCTCAGATATGCCTCCGCCGTCGACCTTGCCGAAGTGCTTAACGATCTGGCGCGTGAAAGCGGTAAGGAAGCGCGCCCGGCGACCCTGCAAACCCGTATCGTCGCCGACGAGCGCAGCAATTCGCTGATTGTCAGCGGCTCCGATCGCGCCCGCGCCAGAGTCGTCCGGCTGGCGACACACCTTGATACCCAGGAACAGGGGCAGGGAAACACCCGCGTCTGGTATCTCAAATATGCCAAAGCGGATAAGCTGGTCGAGGTGTTGACCGGCGTTTCCCAGCAGATGGAGAGCGAAAATGGCAAAGCGCCAAAAACGAGCGCCCCCAGCAGCAATAACGCCATTTCCATTACCGCAGACGAACAGACCAACTCGCTGGTCATTACCGCGAATCAAAGTCAGCTTCAGCAACTGGAGCCGGTTATTGAGAAGCTGGATATTCGCCGTGCGCAGGTGCTGGTCGAAGCCATTATCGTTGAGGTCCAGGACGGTAAGGGGCTGAATCTTGGCGTGCAGTGGGCCAATAAAAATATCGGCGCCACCCAGTTTACTAATACAGGCTTACCTATTTTCAATGCTGCGCAGGGGGTGAAAGAGTTTAAAAAACAGGGCGGCATCACCAGCGATAACCCGGCATACGATCTCTTTAGTAAGTACCGTGGCATGGCGGCTGGCTTTTTCAGCGGCGACTGGGCGGTGCTGCTGACAGCGTTAAGCTCCGACAGTAAAAACGATATTTTATCCACCCCCAGCATCGTCACGCTGGATAACAAAGAAGCCTCCTTCAACGTCGGCCAGGATGTTCCCGTGCTCTCCGGTTCGCAAACCACCTCCGGAGATAATATCTACAGTACTGTCGAACGCAAAACCGTCGGCACCAAGCTCAAAGTCACGCCGCAAATAAACGAAGGCGACTCGGTGCTCATGGAGATTGAGCAGGAGGTTTCCAGCGTCGATTCTACCGCCTCTTCTTCATCGCTTGGACCCACGTTCAACACCCGCACCATTCAGAACGCCGTGCTGGTCAAAAGCGGCGAAACGGTGGTGCTGGGCGGCCTGATGGATGACTCAAGTAAAGAAGAAGTCTCCAAAGTGCCGTTACTGGGGGACATTCCGTTTATCGGTCAGCTCTTTCGCTATACCAATCATGAAAAAAGCAAACGTAACCTGATGGTATTTATTCGTCCGACTATCATCAGAGACGATGATGTCTATCGCTCGTTATCACGCGAAAAATACACCCACTTTCGCGACATACAAAAAACGCGCGCGGATAAAAACAGCAGTCAGTTGATCAACGTCGAGGCCATTGATGCGTTGGATGATGCGGCATTTGAGCATACACCCGCAGCGAAAAGCGCATCCAAACCGGCCAACCCGTTCAGTAACGGCGCGGCAAAATGA
- the gspK gene encoding type II secretion system minor pseudopilin GspK translates to MQNERGSALLVTLLMLALMAALAAELTIGFQTQLQRSRRVNASLQTKFALLYAEKRAINTLQTAVLAPLHEQPDSEDLGEETTVSWRAQDQQRCFNLNALANAPEEPLAEPPYEVKVFSALLEKSNVDGARAEEIIQSLADDIDTNNTPRLRGAEDEYYQRKSGKGFAANQLLLTVDEARQVKGMTEAIFQRLSPFICTQFSNALSVNVNALTERDAPLLAALFLNEISDSDAKALLRKRPEEGWQNVDAFLYQAQKEYSATKTLVDALKKMIGVQSQYFRVDATARHGEFTVGMRSWLYYDEKNKTLRTWLRQLTAGDEE, encoded by the coding sequence ATGCAAAATGAGCGCGGATCGGCCCTGCTGGTGACGTTATTAATGCTGGCGCTAATGGCCGCGCTGGCGGCTGAGCTAACCATCGGCTTTCAGACACAGTTGCAGCGTAGCCGCCGGGTCAATGCCAGTCTGCAGACGAAATTCGCCCTGCTCTATGCGGAGAAACGGGCCATCAACACCCTGCAAACAGCGGTGCTGGCCCCATTACATGAACAGCCGGACAGCGAAGATCTTGGCGAAGAAACAACGGTATCCTGGCGCGCGCAGGACCAGCAGCGCTGCTTTAACCTCAATGCGCTGGCGAACGCTCCCGAGGAGCCGCTCGCCGAGCCGCCGTATGAGGTAAAAGTCTTCTCCGCCTTACTGGAAAAAAGCAACGTGGACGGCGCGCGGGCGGAAGAGATTATTCAGTCTCTGGCGGATGACATTGACACCAATAATACCCCACGCCTGCGCGGAGCAGAGGACGAGTATTATCAGCGCAAAAGCGGGAAAGGGTTTGCCGCTAACCAGCTGTTGCTCACCGTCGACGAGGCGCGTCAGGTTAAAGGTATGACGGAAGCCATTTTTCAGCGTTTGTCGCCGTTTATCTGCACACAGTTCAGTAACGCGCTTTCCGTCAATGTGAATGCTCTGACGGAGCGGGATGCCCCGCTTCTGGCTGCGCTTTTTCTCAATGAGATCAGCGATAGCGACGCAAAAGCGCTGTTGCGCAAGCGTCCGGAGGAAGGCTGGCAGAACGTCGATGCATTTTTATATCAGGCGCAAAAAGAGTATTCCGCCACCAAAACGCTGGTGGATGCGCTCAAAAAAATGATCGGTGTTCAAAGCCAGTATTTCCGGGTCGACGCGACCGCCCGACACGGTGAATTCACGGTGGGAATGCGCAGTTGGCTCTACTACGACGAAAAAAACAAGACGCTCAGGACCTGGTTACGCCAGTTAACGGCAGGTGACGAAGAATAA
- the gspG gene encoding type II secretion system major pseudopilin GspG, producing the protein METQASKKQRGFTLMELMVVIVILGVLASLVVPNLMGNKDRADRQKAVTDIVALENALDMYKLDNHRYPTTDQGLEALITAPTLAPKAENYSPDGYIRRLPADPWGNDYILISPGEHGAVDISSAGPDGEAGTADDITNWDDDNQSR; encoded by the coding sequence ATGGAAACGCAAGCGAGTAAAAAACAGCGTGGCTTTACGCTGATGGAGCTGATGGTCGTCATTGTCATTCTGGGCGTACTGGCAAGCCTGGTGGTGCCTAACCTGATGGGAAATAAGGATCGCGCCGATCGTCAGAAAGCCGTTACTGATATCGTCGCGCTTGAGAACGCGCTGGATATGTACAAGCTGGACAATCATCGCTACCCCACTACCGATCAGGGGCTGGAAGCGCTCATCACCGCCCCAACCCTGGCCCCTAAAGCGGAAAATTACAGCCCGGACGGCTATATCCGCCGACTCCCTGCCGATCCCTGGGGCAATGACTATATCCTCATCAGCCCTGGCGAGCATGGCGCTGTCGATATCAGCTCCGCAGGTCCGGATGGTGAAGCGGGTACCGCGGATGACATTACTAACTGGGATGACGATAACCAATCACGCTGA
- the gspE gene encoding type II secretion system ATPase GspE — MKQLNWRKAQQHGVVVHHDEVIYADTVPLDRLLDVAAARSLRFTRLNAQQFEERLEILFQQDSGTAQLIAEDISNSDDLSALSEEIPMNEDLLNEQSDAPVIRLINAVLSEAIKEHASDIHIEIFEKKMSIRFRVDGVLRQVVQPDKKLASLLISRIKVMAKLDIAEKRLPQDGRITLKIGHRNIDVRVSTLPSQHGERVVLRLLDKSSLRLSVDKLDMSAQDAEDLKRLIALPHGIILVTGPTGSGKSTTLYAILSALNSPERNILTVEDPIEYELEGIGQTQVNSRVDMSFARGLRAILRQDPDVVMVGEIRDAETARIAVQASLTGHLVLSTLHTNSASGAVTRLRDMGTESFLLSSSLVGVIAQRLVRRLCQHCKSVHPLTPQQAQLLRSHGFTSAQLWQAKGCPVCRQSGYQGRLALHELLIVTPEIRAAIHSEVNEQQLEALQTRQHRNLLANGLRVAVEGLTSLDEVLRVTAEGDGSQEVAP, encoded by the coding sequence ATGAAACAGCTCAACTGGCGAAAAGCGCAACAGCACGGCGTGGTCGTACACCACGACGAGGTGATTTACGCCGATACCGTTCCTTTGGATCGTCTGCTCGACGTTGCAGCGGCCCGGAGCCTGCGTTTCACCCGACTTAACGCGCAGCAGTTCGAAGAACGTCTGGAGATCCTGTTCCAGCAGGACAGCGGGACCGCGCAGCTGATCGCGGAGGACATCAGCAATTCTGACGATCTCAGCGCCCTTTCGGAAGAGATCCCCATGAATGAAGATCTGCTTAACGAGCAGTCCGACGCTCCGGTGATTCGCCTGATTAACGCCGTGCTCAGCGAAGCGATAAAAGAACATGCCTCGGATATTCATATTGAGATATTCGAAAAAAAGATGAGCATCCGCTTTCGCGTGGACGGTGTGCTGCGTCAGGTGGTACAGCCGGATAAAAAACTGGCATCGCTCTTAATCTCACGCATTAAGGTCATGGCGAAGCTGGATATTGCGGAAAAGCGTCTGCCGCAGGATGGACGCATCACCCTGAAAATTGGCCATCGCAATATTGACGTTCGCGTCTCGACCCTGCCCTCTCAGCACGGTGAACGCGTGGTGCTGCGCCTGCTGGATAAAAGCAGCCTGCGCCTCTCCGTCGACAAGCTGGATATGTCGGCTCAGGATGCTGAAGATCTTAAACGCCTCATCGCTCTGCCCCACGGTATTATTCTGGTCACCGGACCAACCGGCTCGGGTAAAAGCACCACCCTTTACGCCATCTTATCTGCCCTGAACAGTCCGGAACGCAATATCCTCACCGTGGAGGATCCCATTGAATATGAGCTGGAAGGAATAGGACAGACCCAGGTGAATAGCCGGGTGGATATGTCCTTTGCTCGCGGCCTGCGCGCGATTCTGCGCCAGGACCCCGACGTCGTAATGGTAGGCGAGATCCGTGACGCCGAAACCGCGCGCATCGCGGTACAGGCATCGCTGACAGGCCATCTGGTGCTGTCAACGCTGCATACCAATAGCGCCAGCGGCGCCGTGACGCGCCTGCGTGATATGGGAACCGAATCTTTTCTGCTCTCGTCCTCTCTGGTTGGCGTTATCGCTCAGCGCCTGGTCAGACGCCTTTGCCAGCACTGCAAATCCGTACATCCCCTAACGCCACAGCAGGCGCAGTTACTACGGTCGCACGGCTTTACCTCCGCACAGCTATGGCAGGCGAAGGGCTGTCCGGTATGCAGACAGAGCGGCTATCAGGGACGACTGGCGCTGCACGAACTGCTGATCGTCACGCCGGAAATACGCGCGGCTATTCACAGCGAGGTAAACGAGCAGCAGCTTGAGGCGCTACAGACCCGCCAGCACCGGAATCTGCTCGCCAACGGACTGCGCGTGGCGGTGGAAGGGCTGACGTCACTGGACGAAGTGCTGCGCGTCACCGCTGAAGGCGACGGATCGCAGGAGGTGGCGCCATGA
- the gspI gene encoding type II secretion system minor pseudopilin GspI, with the protein MKTQQSGMLLLEVLVAMAILATAILALLISMQWQFRAIRTIQQETLALWSADNALIVARGGKLKASEGNERQRDLSFRWQLTATTRSSQTERQQIVVSGPDDTMSSLSAWLPVEPAE; encoded by the coding sequence ATGAAAACTCAGCAAAGCGGCATGCTGCTGCTGGAAGTGTTGGTAGCAATGGCTATTTTAGCTACCGCCATTCTGGCGCTACTGATCAGTATGCAGTGGCAGTTCAGGGCTATCCGCACCATCCAGCAGGAAACGCTGGCGCTGTGGAGTGCCGATAACGCGCTGATTGTAGCCCGCGGCGGGAAACTCAAAGCCTCAGAGGGAAACGAACGCCAGCGGGATCTCAGTTTTCGCTGGCAACTGACCGCTACAACCCGCTCTTCACAAACTGAGCGCCAGCAGATCGTTGTGTCGGGGCCAGATGACACGATGTCGTCGCTTTCAGCATGGCTTCCGGTGGAGCCAGCAGAATGA
- the gspF gene encoding type II secretion system inner membrane protein GspF: MKFSWHATDMQGETVRGVTEANSERDVVAFLRAQGLLPLSIKAQRHALSLSLPGQRISHGDLTLFTRQLATLIAAALPLDEALAIIQQQKENKKLSSVINGLRLAVLEGQSLSRAMQNHPRLFDDVFCTLVKAGETVGQLGGVLERLADFNETRQRMRSKLTQALIYPVLLTTVAILVVAILLTTVVPKVAAQFLHLKHELPLTTRILLAISDFLSAWGPGLLLFFAALAALFSFWLRRNGNRLRFHRFLIAFRLTAPLVCAVNSARYLRALSILNNSGVPLLQGMELSAEGVGNLAIRHRLSEAAESVRQGNSIHRSLAQTEIFPTMMLYMIASGEKSGELGALMQRATENQETHLQNRIALALAIFEPALIVIMAMIVLFIVVSVMQPILQLNTLMN; the protein is encoded by the coding sequence ATGAAATTTAGCTGGCACGCAACCGATATGCAGGGTGAGACTGTAAGAGGGGTAACGGAGGCCAACAGCGAGCGGGACGTGGTCGCTTTTTTACGCGCGCAGGGACTGTTACCGCTGTCGATCAAAGCACAGCGCCACGCGCTATCCCTGTCCCTGCCCGGCCAGCGGATCAGCCACGGCGATTTAACGCTTTTTACCCGTCAGCTCGCGACGCTGATTGCCGCGGCGCTGCCGCTTGATGAAGCGCTGGCCATCATTCAGCAGCAGAAAGAGAACAAAAAGCTCTCATCAGTGATCAACGGGTTACGCCTGGCCGTGCTGGAAGGCCAGTCGCTTTCCAGAGCAATGCAGAACCATCCCCGTCTGTTCGATGATGTATTCTGCACGCTGGTAAAAGCCGGCGAAACCGTCGGCCAGTTGGGCGGCGTTCTCGAACGGCTGGCCGATTTTAATGAAACCCGCCAGAGGATGCGTAGCAAACTGACTCAGGCGCTGATCTATCCCGTACTGCTGACGACCGTCGCTATCCTCGTCGTGGCGATCTTACTCACCACCGTGGTGCCGAAGGTGGCGGCACAGTTTCTTCATCTCAAACATGAACTGCCGCTGACGACGCGCATTCTGCTGGCTATCAGTGATTTTCTCTCCGCCTGGGGTCCGGGGCTCCTGCTCTTCTTCGCCGCGCTGGCCGCCCTGTTTTCATTCTGGCTACGACGTAACGGCAATCGCCTGCGTTTTCATCGTTTCCTGATCGCATTCCGCTTAACCGCGCCGCTGGTCTGCGCGGTCAACAGCGCCCGCTATTTGCGCGCGTTGAGCATTCTCAATAATAGTGGCGTCCCGCTGCTACAGGGGATGGAGCTATCGGCGGAAGGGGTCGGCAATCTGGCTATCCGCCATCGGCTTAGCGAAGCGGCAGAGAGCGTGCGCCAGGGAAACAGTATTCACCGCTCGCTGGCGCAGACGGAGATCTTCCCCACCATGATGCTTTATATGATCGCCTCAGGGGAAAAAAGCGGCGAGCTTGGCGCACTGATGCAGCGGGCAACGGAGAATCAGGAGACTCATCTGCAGAACCGAATCGCTCTGGCGCTGGCCATCTTCGAACCCGCTCTGATTGTCATCATGGCGATGATCGTTCTGTTTATCGTGGTGTCCGTTATGCAACCGATTTTGCAACTCAATACGTTAATGAACTAA